From Anopheles arabiensis isolate DONGOLA chromosome 3, AaraD3, whole genome shotgun sequence, a single genomic window includes:
- the LOC120902258 gene encoding longitudinals lacking protein-like, producing the protein MCDNNVIIVWNGFSEHVSGVFRTFRHEKALQDVILYCEGQFINSHKLLLASCSEVFRRIFLERANAYHLIRLVGFRYVDVSLLLDFIYNGEMALSQKQLPSLKQAALKLEIKSLANLVTSPERVSEQEADEQDTLSSATETTDNNLEVTSAGYVSPLDLMAAVATLQQEEAP; encoded by the coding sequence ATGTGTGATAATAACGTGATCATCGTGTGGAACGGTTTCTCCGAGCATGTATCGGGCGTGTTTCGCACCTTCCGCCACGAAAAGGCCCTGCAAGACGTGATCCTGTACTGCGAGGGACAGTTTATCAACTCCcacaagctgctgctggcgagCTGCAGCGAAGTCTTCCGGCGCATCTTTCTAGAACGCGCCAATGCGTACCATCTCATCCGATTGGTCGGCTTCCGGTACGTTGACGTGTCCCTGTTGCTGGACTTTATCTACAACGGAGAGATGGCACTGTCGCAGAAACAGTTGCCCTCGTTGAAGCAGGCGGCGCTCAAGTTGGAAATTAAGTCCCTAGCGAACTTGGTCACGTCACCGGAAAGGGTATCGGAACAGGAGGCGGACGAACAGGATACGTTGTCTTCGGCCACCGAAACAACGGACAATAATCTCGAGGTGACCTCCGCGGGATATGTGTCACCACTCGATTTGATGGCTGCCGTAGCCACCTTGCAACAGGAGGAGGCGCCTTAA
- the LOC120902255 gene encoding L-xylulose reductase encodes MECSVKDKTIVVTGAGQGIGNELCRSLDQLGAKVIAVSRSSGPLEELKADCPRIETVQVDLSDWSATRTALAPLGKVDGLVNNAGVAVIKPFLELTEEDYDRTFAVNVKAAFNVAQILVPKMEAGASIVNVSSLAGLKAIHGHCAYSMSKAAIDGLTQNLALELGPRKIRVNSVNPTVILTRMGRDNWSDPAKADPLKAKIPLGRFGEVSEVVEPIVYLLSDRSGFVNGHMLPIEGGFLAGN; translated from the exons ATGGAGTGTTCGGTAAAGGATAAAACGATCGTAGTAACCGGTGCCGGACAAG GCATTGGAAATGAGCTCTGCCGGTCGTTGGACCAGCTCGGCGCTAAGGTGATCGCCGTATCGCGTTCCAGTGGGCCGTTGGAAGAGTTGAAAGCCGACTGTCCGCGGATTGAGACGGTCCAGGTCGACCTAAGTGACTGGAGCGCGACCAGGACTGCCCTTGCGCCGCTGGGAAAGGTCGATGGGCTGGTAAACAATGCCGGTGTTGCAGTCATAAAGCCATTTCTCGAGCTAACGGAGGAAGATTACGATCG CACATTCGCTGTAAATGTAAAGGCCGCTTTCAATGTCGCCCAAATTCTGGTCCCCAAAATGGAGGCCGGTGCGAGCATCGTAAACGTATCGTCCCTCGCGGGGCTGAAAGCCATCCACGGCCACTGCGCTTACTCCATGTCGAAGGCGGCCATCGATGGTTTGACGCAGAATTTAGCCCTCGAGCTTGGGCCGCGCAAAATCCGCGTCAACAGCGTCAATCCGACCGTCATTCTGACGCGCATGGGACGGGACAATTGGTCCGATCCGGCGAAGGCGGATCCGCTGAAGGCGAAAATTCCGCTCGGCCGGTTCGGGGAGGTTAGCGAGGTGGTCGAACCGATCGTCTATCTGCTGAGCGATCGGTCCGGGTTCGTGAACGGACACATGCTGCCGATCGAGGGTGGATTTTTGGCCGGGAATTGA
- the LOC120902256 gene encoding FUN14 domain-containing protein 2 isoform X1, producing MRAGNMAINSAGMSDGKVKKDATNKEIINMSDAAGYLDRFVGDVSKKSATKQILIGAGSGWATGYITMKVGKMAAIAVGGGIILLQMANQQGIISIDWNKVQKKVDKVTDKVEEAVTGQGPSWADKAERFVDRKLNQAEDVLNKRTKKAKKWYTNLIGDETGCKVNDLHIFLCAFAAGVAIGVGTA from the exons ATGCGGGCgggaaacatggccataaatTCTGCCG GAATGAGCGACGGAAAAGTTAAAAAAGACGCAACGAACAAGGAAATCATCAACATGAGTGACGCCGCCGGATATTTGGACCGTTTCGTGGGTGATGTGAGCAAAAAATCGGCCACCAAACAGATACTGATCGGTGCCGGCAGTGGATG GGCAACCGGTTACATCACGATGAAGGTGGGCAAGATGGCTGCGATCGCAGTCGGCGGTGGCATCATCCTGCTGCAGATGGCTAACCAGCAGGGCATCATTTCGATCGACTGGAACAAGGTGCAGAAGAAGGTGGACAAGGTCACCGACAAGGTGGAGGAAGCCGTCACCGGACAGGGGCCGAGCTGGGCGGACAAG GCGGAACGTTTCGTTGATCGCAAACTCAACCAGGCGGAGGATGTGCTGAACAAGCGGACGAAAAAGGCCAAAAAGTGGTACACGAACCTGATCGGCGACGAGACCGGCTGCAAGGTGAACGATCTACACATTTTCCTCTGTGCCTTTGCGGCGGGCGTTGCGATCGGTGTCGGCACTGCCTAA
- the LOC120902256 gene encoding FUN14 domain-containing protein 1 isoform X2, with amino-acid sequence MSDGKVKKDATNKEIINMSDAAGYLDRFVGDVSKKSATKQILIGAGSGWATGYITMKVGKMAAIAVGGGIILLQMANQQGIISIDWNKVQKKVDKVTDKVEEAVTGQGPSWADKAERFVDRKLNQAEDVLNKRTKKAKKWYTNLIGDETGCKVNDLHIFLCAFAAGVAIGVGTA; translated from the exons ATGAGCGACGGAAAAGTTAAAAAAGACGCAACGAACAAGGAAATCATCAACATGAGTGACGCCGCCGGATATTTGGACCGTTTCGTGGGTGATGTGAGCAAAAAATCGGCCACCAAACAGATACTGATCGGTGCCGGCAGTGGATG GGCAACCGGTTACATCACGATGAAGGTGGGCAAGATGGCTGCGATCGCAGTCGGCGGTGGCATCATCCTGCTGCAGATGGCTAACCAGCAGGGCATCATTTCGATCGACTGGAACAAGGTGCAGAAGAAGGTGGACAAGGTCACCGACAAGGTGGAGGAAGCCGTCACCGGACAGGGGCCGAGCTGGGCGGACAAG GCGGAACGTTTCGTTGATCGCAAACTCAACCAGGCGGAGGATGTGCTGAACAAGCGGACGAAAAAGGCCAAAAAGTGGTACACGAACCTGATCGGCGACGAGACCGGCTGCAAGGTGAACGATCTACACATTTTCCTCTGTGCCTTTGCGGCGGGCGTTGCGATCGGTGTCGGCACTGCCTAA
- the LOC120902253 gene encoding glutaryl-CoA dehydrogenase, mitochondrial encodes MALRALFASRIAQLKPITNHGRGIWAVRSCRAASTDKGPTFDWEDPLNLESQLKEDEIAIRDSFRAYCEDKLLSRVIEANRHEVFHKEIMQELGSFGVLGCTIKGYGCAGVSNVAYGLLTREVERIDSGYRSAFSVQSSLCMGAIYDYGSDAQKEKYLPRLARGELIGCFGLTEPNHGSDPSSMETRAVHDPKTKTYVLSGSKTWITNSPIADICIVWGKTEDGKVRGFIVDRAESGEGLATPRIEGKFSLRASATGMILMDEVRIPEDNLLPNVSGMRGPFGCLNNARYGIAWGALGAAESCLKVARGYTLDRKQFKKPLAANQLMQKKMADMLTEISLGLAACLHVGRLKDQKLHTPEMISMLKRNNAGKALDIARVARDMLGGNGIADEYHIIRHVMNLEAVNTYEGTHDIHALILGRAITGLQAFA; translated from the exons ATGGCACTGAGAGCGTTGTTTGCCAGCAGAATTGCACAACTAAAACCAATCACCAACCATGGGCGGGGAATTTGGGCGGTGCGTTCCTGCCGAG CGGCGTCAACTGATAAAG GTCCCACCTTCGACTGGGAAGATCCGCTGAATCTGGAATCACAGCTGAAGGAGGATGAAATTGCGATTCGCGACTCGTTCCGCGCCTACTGCGAGGATAAGCTGCTGTCGCGCGTTATCGAGGCGAACCGGCACGAGGTGTTCCACAAGGAGATTATGCAGGAGCTCGGCTCGTTCGGCGTGCTCGGCTGCACGATCAAGGGCTACGGGTGTGCGGGCGTAAGCAACGTCGCGTACGGCCTACTAACGCGCGAGGTCGAGCGCATCGATTCCGGCTACCGGTCGGCGTTCAGCGTCCAGTCCTCCCTGTGCATGGGTGCGATCTACGATTACGGTAGCGATGCGCAGAAGGAAAAGTATTTGCCCCGGCTGGCCCGCGGCGAGCTGATCGGATGCTTCGGACTGACCGAGCCGAACCACGGTAGCGATCCGTCCTCGATGGAAACGCGCGCCGTGCACGACCCGAAGACGAAGACGTACGTGCTGAGCGGAAGCAAAACGTGGATCACCAACTCACCGATCGCGGACATTTGCATCGTGTGGGGCAAGACGGAGGACGGGAAGGTGCGCGGGTTCATCGTGGATCGGGCGGAAAGTGGCGAGGGGCTGGCGACACCGCGCATTGAGGGGAAGTTTTCGCTGCGTGCGTCCGCGACCGGTATGATACTGATGGACGAGGTGCGCATTCCGGAGGACAATTTGCTGCCGAACGTGAGCGGCATGCGGGGACCGTTCGGGTGCTTGAACAATGCGCGGTATGGTATTGCGTGGGGTGCGCTCGGTGCTGCGGAATCTTGCCTGAAGGTGGCACGCGGGTACACGCTGGACCGGAAGCAGTTTAAGAAGCCGCTCGCAGCGAACCAGCTGATGCAGAAGAAGATGGCCGATATGCTGACGGAGATTAGCCTCGGGCTGGCGGCCTGTTTGCACGTTGGGCGGCTAAAGGACCAAAAGCT ACACACGCCGGAAATGATTTCCATGCTGAAGCGAAACAACGCAGGAAAAGCGTTGGATATTGCGCGTGTAGCGCGCGACATGCTGGGCGGCAACGGCATTGCGGACGAGTATCACATCATCCGGCACGTGATGAACCTGGAAGCGGTGAACACTTACGAAG GAACTCACGATATTCATGCCCTCATCCTGGGACGCGCAATCACCGGACTGCAAGCATTTGCGTAG
- the LOC120902252 gene encoding uncharacterized protein LOC120902252: protein MESSITSGTAKKGPSKSILDKMNLFGANTKGQDKHPPKPNSKSSKTNKSSQPIPNRGPRVNKPQLIAQEQQHDVGLDHKPADITTITAASNEVITDHQITEPVPEELISDVPDQIAPENMSLETHRNEETEQVDSLEVSEKESSDTVPIATVQDDSKLIAIQEDLKIMLDPIDECTTSQQPDSFAENPRVHELHETNVPKQVETVLILPKKNLNVPPDTIDQPASEQRTMKPPTATSPVERKATPISVKPHKEVLQQRSSKSSQSSLLSDGPSSSSQCHLIELSQPKPEALKLTLIRLRQLHGGSEAEKIGSIERHLRGLRDSPRKQSSLKTAKLSEQNAKTRKPNDPIRAKPKQSSSEDDDIDPADDRQAFDKFAANLYAHLERKRALENYEASKLMMPVEIGYYREAYAALVKAFGQPYHKCTLELYQQLAAELGLEAEMFVMDKTPDETNVPA from the exons ATGGAATCGTCCATCACATCTGGAACAGCAAAGAAAG GACCAAGCAAAAGCATTTTGGACAAAATGAACTTGTTTGGGGCCAATACAAAAGGACAAGATAAGCACCCACCAAAACCAAAttcaaaatcatcaaaaaccAATAAAA GCTCCCAACCAATTCCAAATCGTGGACCAAGGGTGAACAAACCACAATTGATCGCTCAGGAACAACAGCATGATGTTGGCCTTGATCATAAGCCCGCTGACATTACCACAATAACAGCTGCATCAAACGAAGTAATAACGGATCACCAAATTACTGAACCTGTACCAGAAGAATTGATCTCAGATGTCCCAGATCAGATAGCACCTGAAAATATGAGCCTTGAAACGCACAGAAATGAAGAAACGGAACAAGTGGATTCGTTAGAAGTATCCGAAAAAGAGTCTAGTGATACCGTTCCAATCGCAACAGTACAGGATGATTCAAAGCTCATTGCCATACAAGAGGACTTGAAGATCATGTTAGATCCAATAGATGAATGTACCACTAGCCAACAGCCCGATTCGTTTGCCGAAAATCCTAGAGTGCACGAACTGCACGAAACTAACGTTCCAAAGCAGGTGGAAACTGTACTAATTCTTCCAAAGAAGAATCTAAACGTTCCTCCAGATACAATCGATCAACCCGCTAGTGAGCAGAGAACCATGAAACCTCCAACCGCAACGAGTCCTGTCGAAAGAAAAGCTACTCCAATTTCTGTAAAACCACACAAAGAAGTACTGCAACAGCGGTCAAGCAAATCGAGTCAATCCTCTCTGTTGTCGGACGGTCCATCGTCCTCCTCCCAGTGCCATCTGATCGAGCTATCACAACCAAAGCCGGAAGCACTGAAGCTAACGTTGATACGCCTTCGACAGCTGCACGGCGGCAGTGAGGCCGAAAAAATCGGGAGCATCGAGCGCCATCTACGTGGGTTGCGTGACAG TCCAAGAAAACAGTCAAGCcttaaaacagcaaaactaTCGGAACAGAATGCAAAAACGAGAAAACCCAACGATCCGATCCGAGCCAAACCGAAACAATCCAGCTCAGAAGACGACGATATAGATCCTGCCGATGATCGTCAAGCGTTTGACAAGTTTGCAGCGAATCTTTACGCGCATTTGGAGCGGAAGCGAGCGCTTGAGAACTATGAGGCTTCGAAGCTGATGATGCCGGTGGAGATTGGTTACTATCGTGAAGCTTATGCTGCGCTGGTGAAGGCTTTCGGCCAGCCGTACCACAAGTGTACGCTTGAGCTATACCAGCAGCTGGCCGCCGAGCTTGGGCTGGAGGCCGAAATGTTTGTGATGGACAAAACACCGGACGAAACTAATGTGCCGGCGTGA